AAAAAATACATCATTCCTAAACAAGAATGGCTCATCCATGATTGGATAAATTTTGAATTTTCGAAAGGACCGGCATAATAAAGGGATGTCAAAGTGCTCAGACCGAATTTTTGTAATTGCAGCTGTATTTCGGTTGAACGGTATTGATGATGCTGGTATTCAAGATAACTTGGTTTGATCGTTTTTGACAATCGCAATAAGCTCTTTCGCATAATAGCTGATAATTTTTCAAACCATCGTAACAGGCTGCTTTTATTTGGAACGGATAGAATCAAAATGCCATCCTTCTTAAGCACGCGCGATATTTCACGCAAAGCTTTTTCATCATTTTCTATCCACTCCAAAACGCTGATACAGGTAATGAGATCAAATGTCGCATCAGGAAAATTGAGCGCTGTTGCATCGCCGACTGCAAAAGTAGCATTCATGTTGTTTTGTGAAAATAATAATCGGGCTTCTCCGATCATGTCTTCAGATACGTCGATGCCCGTCACACGCGCATCAGACTGGGCGAAGTAGAAACTGATCATGCCGCTACCACAGCCAAGGTCGAGAATGGCCTTATCTTTTATCGAAACATCGTTTGAAAGTTCCTGAATTTTATTAAGCCTTTGTTGAAAAAGACGGCTTTTTTTGTAATTCAGATTCCAGCGTGAGGCGACTTGGTCAAAAAAAACTTTGGTATCCGTCATTGAATTAAAATAGGGTATAGATAAACGGAGCCAAACCTGAACCTTGTGCGAATACCAATAATAATCCAAATAACACCATAACGATCACCATTGGTATCATCCACCACAGTTTCTTT
This portion of the bacterium genome encodes:
- a CDS encoding methyltransferase domain-containing protein → MTDTKVFFDQVASRWNLNYKKSRLFQQRLNKIQELSNDVSIKDKAILDLGCGSGMISFYFAQSDARVTGIDVSEDMIGEARLLFSQNNMNATFAVGDATALNFPDATFDLITCISVLEWIENDEKALREISRVLKKDGILILSVPNKSSLLRWFEKLSAIMRKSLLRLSKTIKPSYLEYQHHQYRSTEIQLQLQKFGLSTLTSLYYAGPFENSKFIQSWMSHSCLGMMYFLKCKKTG